A single genomic interval of Chryseobacterium paludis harbors:
- a CDS encoding M1 family metallopeptidase: MKKYIVPFLLMCFSYTLFAQDLYTPRNIRKAYKKETRSLSGAPGSHYWQNKGIYNIQTKVDIISKVVSGNETIQYSNNSPDTLKVIAIRFVNNLHKPEAPRSGLVSKDFLTSGLEIKSILIDGIKYEVNNEEWGTVKDLKLKTPLLPKSQASLQIEWQYPLSVESGREGQIDSNTLYCAYSYPRVSVYDDYNGWDILPHINRQEFYNDFNDYTFSITAPKNYVVWATGNLLNPEEVLQPEILKRFKQSMTSDQVLHVADSKEMQSGSVTQQKDWNTWKFKADHITDFCFALSNHYVWDASSVPLKTKRVSVQTACKTGAKDFEQYTDWMKYDMDWFYKNWPGIEYPYPVMTAFQGFADMEYPMMVNDSSVPDNLIDSRLTLDHEVAHTYFPFYMGINETRYAFMDEGWASTFEYLIGISENGEETSKKIYQKYNVKNWINDPSAEEDQPIISMSTQLSGNAYGNNTYGKASLSYLALKDYLGDTLFKKALHHYINNWNGKHPTPWDYFYSMNTGSGKNLNWFWNNWFFSNHYIDLKITTAKKSGKKVTVIIENEGGFAIPFDVIILNEDGTNTRTHFSPAVWEKNQRQTKVNLDSVKKIKSITLDGGIFMDYSPEDNTKSIN; this comes from the coding sequence ATGAAAAAATACATTGTCCCTTTCCTTCTTATGTGTTTTTCCTACACGCTATTTGCACAAGATCTATATACGCCAAGAAATATCAGAAAAGCCTATAAAAAAGAGACCCGCTCGCTTTCAGGAGCTCCGGGTTCACATTATTGGCAGAATAAAGGAATTTATAACATCCAGACGAAAGTGGATATCATAAGCAAAGTAGTCTCTGGTAACGAAACGATTCAATATTCCAATAACAGCCCGGATACTTTAAAAGTTATCGCCATCCGATTTGTCAACAATCTTCATAAACCGGAAGCTCCCCGTTCCGGACTGGTCTCAAAAGATTTTCTAACATCAGGACTGGAGATTAAATCAATCCTCATCGATGGAATAAAATACGAAGTCAATAACGAAGAATGGGGAACCGTTAAAGACCTTAAACTTAAAACTCCATTGCTTCCCAAATCTCAGGCTTCCCTTCAGATAGAATGGCAATATCCCCTGTCTGTAGAGAGTGGAAGGGAGGGGCAAATTGATTCCAATACTTTGTATTGCGCTTATTCTTACCCACGTGTGTCTGTATATGATGATTATAATGGCTGGGATATTCTCCCACATATTAACCGACAGGAGTTTTATAATGATTTTAATGATTATACTTTTTCTATTACTGCTCCTAAAAATTATGTGGTATGGGCAACGGGAAACCTTCTCAATCCGGAAGAAGTTTTACAACCTGAAATATTAAAGAGATTCAAACAATCCATGACAAGTGATCAAGTTTTGCACGTCGCTGATTCTAAAGAAATGCAATCAGGAAGTGTTACCCAACAGAAAGACTGGAATACCTGGAAATTCAAAGCTGATCATATTACAGATTTTTGTTTTGCTCTTAGCAATCACTATGTATGGGATGCCTCCAGTGTTCCTTTAAAAACGAAACGGGTAAGTGTACAAACCGCCTGTAAAACCGGAGCCAAAGATTTTGAGCAATATACAGACTGGATGAAATATGACATGGACTGGTTTTATAAAAACTGGCCGGGTATTGAATATCCTTACCCTGTAATGACCGCTTTTCAAGGTTTTGCAGATATGGAATACCCAATGATGGTCAATGATAGTAGTGTTCCCGATAACCTTATAGATTCCCGTTTGACATTGGACCATGAGGTAGCTCACACCTACTTTCCGTTCTATATGGGAATTAATGAAACCCGTTATGCTTTTATGGATGAAGGCTGGGCTTCCACTTTTGAATATTTGATCGGAATAAGTGAAAATGGTGAAGAAACGTCAAAAAAGATTTATCAGAAGTACAATGTAAAAAATTGGATCAATGATCCTTCGGCTGAGGAAGACCAACCAATTATCTCCATGAGTACACAATTGAGTGGAAACGCTTATGGAAATAACACCTATGGAAAAGCCTCACTTTCGTATTTGGCTCTGAAGGACTATCTTGGTGACACTCTGTTTAAAAAAGCGCTTCATCACTACATCAATAATTGGAATGGAAAACACCCTACTCCATGGGATTATTTTTATTCTATGAACACTGGTTCTGGAAAAAATCTGAACTGGTTCTGGAACAATTGGTTTTTCAGCAACCATTATATCGATTTGAAAATCACTACTGCGAAAAAATCTGGTAAGAAAGTTACTGTGATTATTGAGAACGAGGGTGGATTCGCTATTCCTTTTGATGTCATTATCTTAAATGAGGATGGTACCAACACAAGAACTCATTTTTCACCGGCAGTTTGGGAAAAAAACCAAAGACAAACGAAAGTAAATCTTGACTCGGTAAAAAAAATAAAATCCATCACACTTGACGGTGGAATTTTTATGGATTATAGTCCGGAAGATAATACAAAAAGCATTAATTAA
- a CDS encoding tetratricopeptide repeat protein: protein MNTITLRLENVKKLQAKRWENEDHWDAINELLIKELDEILLIEPQNTSALINIGAIYSDMGENETAIRYLKTALDLGSEDKNLFVNLAIVMIYMEKHQEEYLEYLEEAEDKIEHPLTFKAYFDPQSH from the coding sequence ATGAATACGATAACACTAAGACTAGAGAACGTAAAAAAACTTCAGGCAAAAAGGTGGGAAAATGAAGATCATTGGGATGCCATCAATGAACTTTTAATCAAAGAATTGGATGAAATTTTACTTATTGAGCCTCAAAACACTTCTGCTCTGATCAATATAGGTGCTATCTATTCTGATATGGGAGAAAATGAAACAGCAATACGGTATTTAAAGACTGCATTAGACTTAGGTTCCGAAGACAAAAACCTGTTTGTCAATCTTGCCATTGTTATGATCTATATGGAAAAACATCAGGAAGAATACCTTGAATATCTTGAAGAAGCAGAAGACAAAATAGAGCATCCACTTACTTTTAAAGCTTATTTTGATCCTCAATCCCATTAA
- a CDS encoding alpha/beta hydrolase family protein has translation MFKNTLITLLFFLLVFNNVKSQEVKTTKGNHFELKIAPQQKAILILFPCYPCNIEHTQTEAAFLKDIEKEGISTLLLDYNQKLYLTEAEKKEYVDVLNKIFKENSIKEENIFIGGFSSGGNVAILLSSYMIKTKNPIQPKGLIVVDSPIDLEELYKSAKNDIKKNKDADAVAEGKFLIDLLEKEIGTPQENIEKYKSFSPYLVSSNSTDNIGYLKNIKVRLYCEPDLEWQMKNKARKYEDLNAFKLEKVYHSLLNLGNHQVELIKTKGRGIRANGQKHPHSWNIVERENLIQWILRTS, from the coding sequence ATGTTCAAAAATACTCTTATTACACTTTTATTCTTTCTTTTAGTATTTAATAATGTAAAAAGTCAGGAAGTAAAAACAACAAAAGGTAACCATTTTGAATTGAAAATAGCTCCTCAACAAAAAGCAATACTTATTCTATTTCCATGTTATCCCTGTAACATCGAACATACTCAAACAGAGGCCGCTTTTTTAAAGGATATTGAAAAAGAAGGTATTAGTACTTTACTCTTAGATTACAACCAAAAACTTTATTTGACAGAAGCTGAGAAGAAAGAATACGTGGATGTATTAAATAAGATTTTTAAAGAAAACAGCATTAAAGAAGAGAATATTTTCATTGGTGGATTTTCCAGCGGTGGCAATGTAGCGATTCTATTATCCAGCTATATGATAAAAACAAAAAATCCAATACAGCCTAAGGGTCTTATCGTAGTTGATTCTCCTATAGACCTTGAAGAATTATATAAATCGGCTAAAAATGATATTAAAAAGAATAAAGATGCTGATGCTGTTGCAGAAGGTAAGTTTTTAATCGATCTACTGGAAAAAGAGATCGGCACACCGCAGGAAAATATTGAAAAATATAAAAGCTTTTCACCCTATCTTGTTTCATCAAATTCTACAGATAATATTGGCTATTTAAAAAATATAAAAGTCAGATTGTATTGTGAACCAGATCTTGAATGGCAAATGAAAAATAAAGCCCGGAAGTACGAAGATCTAAATGCTTTTAAATTAGAAAAGGTTTATCATTCTTTACTTAACCTGGGAAACCATCAAGTAGAATTAATAAAAACAAAAGGCCGTGGGATAAGAGCCAATGGACAAAAACATCCACATTCCTGGAATATTGTAGAACGTGAAAATCTAATACAATGGATATTACGTACTTCTTAA
- a CDS encoding class I SAM-dependent methyltransferase: protein MKENKYDNSSFFEQYKKMLRSQQGLEGAGEWYVLKNMLPDFTGKNVLDLGCGFGWHCRYAMENGAQSVVGIDLSEKMLEKAREINNMEGIEYVRKALEDVEYPAEKFDVILSSLTFHYVESFDRITQNIYQWLKPKGQFVFSVEHPVFTAEGTQDWAYGTHGEKQHWPVDNYFIEGIRNTTFLGENVIKYHRTLTTYLNALLKKGFKIKEVIEAEPSEEMLKQFSEMKDELRRPMMLLISVEK, encoded by the coding sequence ATGAAAGAAAACAAATATGACAACTCATCTTTTTTTGAGCAATATAAAAAAATGCTACGCTCTCAGCAAGGACTGGAGGGTGCCGGTGAATGGTATGTTTTAAAGAATATGCTGCCTGATTTTACGGGTAAAAATGTACTCGATCTCGGTTGTGGCTTCGGCTGGCATTGTCGGTACGCGATGGAAAATGGAGCACAATCTGTCGTTGGAATTGACCTTTCGGAAAAGATGCTTGAAAAAGCCCGAGAGATCAATAATATGGAGGGTATTGAATATGTAAGAAAAGCCCTCGAAGATGTTGAATATCCGGCTGAGAAGTTTGATGTAATATTAAGTTCTTTAACTTTCCATTATGTAGAATCATTTGATCGGATTACACAAAACATCTACCAATGGCTTAAACCCAAAGGTCAATTTGTATTTTCTGTTGAACACCCGGTTTTTACAGCTGAAGGAACACAGGATTGGGCTTATGGAACACATGGAGAGAAACAACATTGGCCGGTAGACAATTATTTTATTGAAGGAATAAGAAACACCACATTTTTAGGCGAAAACGTTATAAAATACCATAGAACATTAACTACTTATTTGAATGCGCTATTAAAAAAGGGCTTTAAAATTAAAGAAGTTATCGAAGCAGAGCCTAGCGAAGAGATGCTGAAACAATTTTCAGAAATGAAAGATGAACTCCGCCGACCTATGATGTTGCTAATTTCAGTAGAGAAATAA